GTAGCCCTGCATTTTTTTCAGCCTTGCCCATGAATCGGATAAGGCGTAATTGTACCAATGCCCTACATGTAATTTAGCGGCTGACGGATAAGAAAACATTTCCAAGCAGTAAAGCTTTTTTCCGGGAGCCTTCGGATCAAATCTGGTCATCCCCCATTCTTCCCATTTTTTCTGCCATTTACGGTCGATTTGCGTTGAATAAGACATGCGTTCCTCCTGGTAGCCAATAATATAAGCCTTATTTTAGCACAAAACGCGTGAGTGTGAGCGGTAGTAATTATCTGCGTGGGATAAGTGAATTTAATTTTCACATAATTGGGTGAGGGAGAATAGAATAATGTGGTGGAGGGGGAAAAACAGGTAATAAAACAGTCTAAAAGCACGACTCGGGCGGCCGTCCGAGGCATATAGAGGGATGAAAAAAACGCTTAACGGCATGACAGCTTGCATATATGGCCACGGTTCCTCAGGTAGCCCACCGGTGAAAATTATTTGAAGGGATAAAAAAATAAGACCGTATATAAACAAACTGATTAATAAATTGCGGCGTTGTTCCGAAACCGGGCGAATCGTTTGCATCGATAGTTTTGTTTGATACCGTTCGGCAATCACTCCTGCTTGCTCAATACAGACCGGCTGCGGTTGTTCAGTGGGCGCAAAACTTTTAGTCCTTTGTCGCGTGGCCATGTACATGACGACAAAAAGTCCCAATCCGTAAAAGTCGTAATCCGGCTTAAGCAGGGCAATTACGCTCACGGCTAGCAAAATCAAAGTGATTCCGCCACAAATGCCAGATGATTTTTGCGTTGAAATCAGTTCCCAGCCGTAAATAAGACTCAATCCGGCCGCCAAAGTGAATATTACATTTGGTTGAATTTCGTAAGGAAAGCCAAGAGCAGCCGTCAAAAGCAAACCAAGTTCGCAGGTGACAGCAAAGGTGATCAGGCGCAACAAATAGTGTGGAATGCTGTGGGTTTTGTACATTCCCATAACTACACTGTAAACGAACATGGGAAAGGCTAAGCGGCCGATTAATCTAAGCCCTAAGAAAACGGCAAACGGCATTTGCGGCTCAAAATATAAGCCGATGTGATCTAAAGTCATGAATAAAAGGGCTAAAATTTTAAACATAAATCCTCATGTTTGATTGTAGTTGAAGAATATTGTATCATAAGAGAAAATTTAGTTCATGTATCCGTGCTTTTAAGGCAGTGAGCGATCTATTTGAACCGATGGGCCGACTTTGCTGCGGCAAACGCCTGACAAACAACAGGTAAACGGTTGAACGATTTCATATTTATGTCTGGTACACTTGAATTTTTGCTCATTGAGCGCGGCAGAAACGAGGTTGTCGATGAAATTTTCCTATGCTATCGGGGTTGATTTGGGCACGGCCACTGTATTGGTTAATGTTCAGGAAAGGGGAATTGTACTGAACGAGCCATCGGTGGTGGCGATTAATGCCAAAACTGGGAAAGTTTTGGAAGTTGGCGAACGGGCCAAAGCGATGTTGGGGCGTACTCCTGATTCGGTGGAGGCTATACGGCCTTTACGTGAAGGGGTTATCTCCGATTTCGAGGCAACAGAAGTGTTATTGCGCACAATGTTGGACAAAGTTTGCCATGGCTTTTGGTACAAGCTGTTCAAACCGGCGGTAATGGTATGTGTGCCAAGCGTAATTTCCGCAGTTGAACGGCGAGCGGTGGTTGATGCTTGTCGCAGGGCCGGAATGGGGAAGGTGTACTTGATTCGTGAGCCAATTGCCGCGGCCATCGGGGCAGGAATCGATATAACCGGGGCCAAAGGTACTTTGATTGTCGATATCGGAGGCGGTACGACGGATGTTTCAGTAATTTCACTGTGCGAGCCGGTTGTGGAAACCACGCTGAAAATTGCGGGAGACGTATTTGATGACACGGTCATTCGCTATGTTCGTAAAAACTATAATTTGCTTATCGGCAGCAAAACTGCTGAAGAAATTAAGCAGGTTATCGGGTGCGCATATCCGAGGCCGGAACTATTAAAGATGACCGTCAAAGGCCGCGATTTGATCAGTGGTATGCAGGGAGAAGCTGAGCTTGACTCGGAGGAAATCCGTGCCGCTTTGGCGGAACCTGTGCAGGAAATACTTGAATCCGTTCATTCTGTATTGGAAAAAACACCACCGGAACTCTTGGCGGATATCAGTGAAACGGGGATCATATTTACTGGCGGCGGAGCAATGCTACACGGTTTAGCCAAGTTGGCGGGAGAAGCATTCAATTTGCCGTCGGCATTGGCGGAAGACCCGATCACCTGCGTCGCTCGTGGCACGATTAAAGCTTTGGCCATGCCTGAATTTACGCGTGAGTGATGGATGTCGTTGAGATTAGAAAACGAGGGCAACACGACTGATTTATAGCAAAAATATAATAAAATTCAATAAAATTATAGCAAAAATATCTATGATAAATTAATAAAGCTCGATTGATTTAGCCTTGACTTTAATAATTGTCAAAACTATAATCGAAAAGTAATATTCCCCTCTTATGAAATAATATTGGAGATAAATATGCCTCAAATCCCTTTTGCGGAAAAGACGAAAGAGTCTTTGCTGGAAATTGTGCGTCTGTCCGGAATTATTCCGTTTGAAGAAGCAGAACGAATGAGCCAGTCCGAGCTGGCGGAACGTCTAGCCGAATTAACTGAAAATGAATTACCCGTGGCAGAAAAAACGCCTGTGACAAAACCTGTGACAAAAGAAAAGAAATCTACCTCTTTGGAGGACGGTAAGCCGGCTCAACGAAAACGTGGCCGCCCACGCAAAAATTCCGGCGTGGTTACTGCAATTGCAGACAGCGGCGAGGTAAGTGGTGAAAAGGCCGGCGGCATGGAAAAGGTCGGTGAAGGAGAAGCAAGGGAATCTGTATCGCTGACGGCAACATCTGAGCTTGAGCCGACTACAGAATTGACATACGAAAGATCTAATGTGCCGACGACCTCAACGGCAGATGAGGCCGCCCCCCCAAAATCGACAAATATTGCCTCATCCGAAACCCGAAGACGCGGGCGTCCGCGT
This is a stretch of genomic DNA from Mageeibacillus indolicus UPII9-5. It encodes these proteins:
- a CDS encoding TraX family protein, translating into MFKILALLFMTLDHIGLYFEPQMPFAVFLGLRLIGRLAFPMFVYSVVMGMYKTHSIPHYLLRLITFAVTCELGLLLTAALGFPYEIQPNVIFTLAAGLSLIYGWELISTQKSSGICGGITLILLAVSVIALLKPDYDFYGLGLFVVMYMATRQRTKSFAPTEQPQPVCIEQAGVIAERYQTKLSMQTIRPVSEQRRNLLISLFIYGLIFLSLQIIFTGGLPEEPWPYMQAVMPLSVFFIPLYASDGRPSRAFRLFYYLFFPLHHIILFSLTQLCEN
- a CDS encoding rod shape-determining protein translates to MKFSYAIGVDLGTATVLVNVQERGIVLNEPSVVAINAKTGKVLEVGERAKAMLGRTPDSVEAIRPLREGVISDFEATEVLLRTMLDKVCHGFWYKLFKPAVMVCVPSVISAVERRAVVDACRRAGMGKVYLIREPIAAAIGAGIDITGAKGTLIVDIGGGTTDVSVISLCEPVVETTLKIAGDVFDDTVIRYVRKNYNLLIGSKTAEEIKQVIGCAYPRPELLKMTVKGRDLISGMQGEAELDSEEIRAALAEPVQEILESVHSVLEKTPPELLADISETGIIFTGGGAMLHGLAKLAGEAFNLPSALAEDPITCVARGTIKALAMPEFTRE